The Ruficoccus amylovorans region GGGCTCGTGCTCATCCTCGGCTGCGCCCACGCCGGAGTTGTCAATACCCTGCACCACGTGGCCAGGCTGACCGGCACGCAGCGTATCCACGCCGTCATCGGCGGAATGCACCTGCTCTATGCTGATCCGGCCCGGTTGGAGCGCACCTATGCCGCGTTCCGCGACTACGACGTGCGCCTCATCGCGCCCTGCCACTGCACCGGTATCCGGGCCGTGGCCGGGTTCTGGAACCACTTCCCCGAGCGCTGCGCCGAGGCGCACGCCGGTAAACGCTTCACCTTCCGCCTGCCATGAAAACGAGCATCGACTGTTTCAGTTGCTTCATCCGCCAAGGGCTGCGGGCGGCCCGGCTGGCAGGCGCGTCCGAGAAGCAGCAAGACCTCGTGGTGCGCGCCATTATGGGGCACCTGCTCGGCGGCAACCCCGACGAGTCCCCCGTCGAGCTGGCCCGCTCTGTTCAGCAGATCGTGAGCGAGATAACCGGCCAGAGCGACCCTTACGGCGACCTCAAATCCCTCAGTAACGCCCAGGCTGCCGCATGGGTCGAAAACCTCAAAAACACCCCGAGCACGCCTCAGACCGACCCGCTCGATCATGCCGTCCGGCTGGCGGTGGCCGGGAACGTCATCGACTACGGCCCGCAAACCCCCTTCAACCTGGAGAGCACGCTCGAACGCTGCCTGCGCGAGCCCTTTGCCATCGACCACCTGCCCTTGCTCCGGGAGCGCCTTCAAAGCGCCCGCACCCTCGCCTACCTGGCCGACAACGCGGGCGAAATCATCTTCGACCGCGTGCTGCTGGGCGAGTTGCTGGCCCGTTTCGGGCTGGAGAAAATCCTTTTCGTCGTGCGCGAGGAAGCATTCCTCAACGACGCTCTGGCTGAAGATGCCGAAACCGCCGGCATCCTTGAGCTCGACCAGGTCGAACTCGTTCGTATGGGCCCCGGCATCCCCGCCCCCGGCACGCCGGGCCGGGCCGTCTGGGAACAGGTCCGGCGCTGCGATGTGCGCCTGGCCAAGGGGCAGGCCAACGCCGAATGCTTCGACACCGAACCCGATTTTTTCCTCCTTTTCATGGTCAAGTGCGAGATGGTCATGCGGGCGCTGGAGGAAAAGGGGCTGGGCACGACCCGGTTGGGAGACATTGTGTTGACCCACAGCGGATATTGAGCCACATTGGGCGCTTTGACACCGCTCCCGCGCCAACGCGGGACACCGCTTTCCCACCCCGGTAGCGGATTTTTTTTACGAACCAATTGCGTTGTCGGGTTACCCCTTATACCTTGTTTAACTGCGAATTTGAGTATGAGGCTACGCTTGATCATCCTGTCAGTTCTCTGCGGACTGACCTCCCTGCACGCGTTCGAACGCCGCGAAGTCAATCTGGACTACGTCACCGGACTGGCCCGCGAACTGGCCGCCCAGCCCTACGTCCCGGCCAAACCTGAGCTTCCGCCTGAACTGGCTGCGCTGGATTTCGACGGCTACCGCAAGATCCGCTTCAACAAGGACAAGGCCCTCTGGAAAACCGCCAATCTGCCCTTCCAGGTCGATTTTTTCCACAACGGGTACATTTTTCCGGAAACCGTTGAGATATTCGAATACAGTAACACGCACACCCAGCAGATTCCCTACGTCAAGGACTTCTTCAACTTCGACATCAACGGCATCAACCCCGACGAATGGGACCTACAGGGCTACGCCGGACTGCGCGTGCGCACCCCGCTGAACAAGCCCGATGTCTTCGACGATGTGCTCGTCTTTCAGGGAGCCTCGTATTTCCGCGCCCTCGGCCGGGACCAGTACTACGGCCTCTCCGCCCGCGGACTGGCCATCGGCACTGGCGGCCCCAATGAGGAATTTCCCCGCTTCAGCCGCTTCTGGCTGAAAAAACCCGCTTCCGATGCCCGCTCGCTGGAAATCCTTGCCCTGCTGGAGGGCCAGAGCGTGACCGGGGCCTACCGCTTTGTTCTCACTCCCGGCGAAAATACCCAGGTCGAAGTCACGGCCCGCGTCTTCCGCCGCGAGGGAGCCCGCGGTGACATCTACTTCGCCCCGCTCACGAGCATGTTCTGGTACGGCGAGGCCCGCGACAACCACATGGGCGACTGGCGACCCGAGATCCACGACTCTGACGGCCTGCTCATCCACAACGGTGACACCTGGACCTGGCGCCCCCTCACCAACTACCCCGGCAACCACCTGACCGCCTTTCCCGTCGAGCAGCTCCACGGCTTCGGCCTGCTCCAGCGCGACCGCGACTTTAACAACTATCAAGACCTCAGCGAGCACTACCACCGCCGTCCCTCGGCCTGGATACAGACCCGCGGACAATGGCCCACGGGCGAAGTCGTCCTCTTTGAATTCCATCAGGACACGGAAACCGTCGATAACATGGGCGCGTTCTTCCGCCCCGACACGGCCCCCGAAGCAGGCCAACCCTACGAAATCGCCTACACGGTCAATTTCCAGCTGGCCGATCCCGACAAGTCGCTTAACCGGGTCGAAGCCACCCGGATCGGCAGTTCCTGGCAGTACGAGGGAGCCACCCGGTTCATTATCGATTTTTCCGCGCCCGAGAACTTCAAACCCGTGGAAATCCGCGACCTGCAAGCCAACCTGAGCGTGGAAGGAGCCGAGATCATCCAACAGGCGCACATCATTTACAATACCGTCACCTCCGGCCTGCGCGTGCACTTCGACTTGCGCGCCGATCCCGACACCGAACTGGCGAATCTTAAACTCCAACTGACAAAGGCCGACAAGCCGCTCAGCGAGACCTGGGTCTATCAATGGCGACCGTGAACCAGCCCGAGCACGACCTCGAAGCCTGGGACCGCGCCTATCGTAAAGTCGCCTCCCTGCTTCGCGCCTATCAGGTCCGCAATGCCTACCTGCGTCACGAACTGGCGCGCGACATCGTACGTGAGTCGCTCCAGTTTTACCTGGAGGGGCAGGAACCGGAAGCCCTCGCGGTCGAGAACCTGCGCCACCGGCTCTCGCTCTGGCTCAAGCGGCTCAACGACGCCACCTCCGAGCCGGGCCGCAACGGCTACACCGAGGCCCGCATGCTGACCATTGTGCAGGCCTCCCGCATCATCCAGCGCTGGCCCCGACAGTTTCTCTACACCGGCGAGTTCGAGCCCGCGCTGCTGGAAGCCGTCAAGAAAGCCCGCATCATCGGCGTGCCCAACCTGCATCGAGCCTCCATCGGCGTGCCGCAGATCCAGTTCGAAACCGTCAGCGACATGGCCGAAGGCACCCGTCGCCTGTTCAGCAACTCGATCCTGCGCATCTGCCTTTTCACCGCCGCCGTCCTCGCAGGGATACTCACCGTCATCAGCCTGGCCCGATGAGCAACGCCCCCCAACCATCCACCACTCCCGCCGGAGGCTGCACACGGCTCGTTTTTTTCGCACTGCACGGGCTGCTGACCATCGCCGCCGGGGCCATTTTCTGGGATCTGCTCAACCGCACCGGTTTCACCGTGACCAGCTTTCTCCTGCTGGTGCTTTTCGTCATCCTTTTCGCGCACATCGCCTTCGGTTTTCTTCAGCCGCTCTTCGGGCTGTTTGTCGCACTGCGCCGGGACGATCCGCGCCGCATCACCCGCACGATCGATCTCGACCAGGACCCGGCCTCGATCAAGCTCGCCAGCCGCACGGCTCTGATTTTCCCCATCTACAACGAAGACCCGGAGCGCTTTTTCGCCGGGGTGGAAACGGTCTATTCCCGCCTCAAACAACTCGGCCAGATTGAGCATTACGATGTCTTTGTCCTGAGCGACTCGACCGACGCCGACAACTGGATCGCTGAGGAAATCGCCTGGAACGAAACCGCCCTGCGCCTCGGCGCGCACGGCAAGCTTTTCTACCGCCGCCGCCGCAACAACATCAACCAGAAGTCCGGCAACGTGGCCGACTTCTGCCGCCGCTGGGGCGGCTCCTACGACTACATGCTCTGCTTCGACGCAGACAGCCTGATGAGCGGCGAGTGCATCGTGCGCATGACCGAGATGATGGAGCGCAACCCGACCGTTGGCATCCTCCAGACCATGCCCGGCCTCTTCAACGGTCGAACCCTGCTGGCGCGGCTCCAGCAGTTCACCAACCGGGTGCACGGCTATCTCTCCGGCGCGGGTCTCAACGCCTGGCAGCAGGACTACGGCAACTACTGGGGCCACAACGCCATCATTCGCCTGAAGCCGTTTCTGAAATACTGCACGCTGCCGGAACTTCCCGGCGTGGAGCCGCTGGGCGGACGCGTGCTCAGCCATGACTTCGTCGAAGCCGTGCTCATGCACAAGGCCGGTTACGAGGTCTGGCTCGCCTACGACCTGGAGGGCAGTTACGAGGAGATGCCCCCCACCCTGATCGACCTGGCCAAGCGTGACCGCCGCTGGTGCCAGGGCAATCTCCAGCACGCCTGGCTGGTGCTCTTTGGAAACATTCCCAACCAGAGCCGTATCCACATGATCAATGGCATCATGGGCTACCTGTCCTCGCCGTTGTGGCTGCTTTTCATCGGGCTGACCACGCTGGGCACCTACCGCTGGGTCGGCAGCGACCTGACTCTTGTCGTGCGCGGCAGCAGCCTGCCGTGCATGCCCCAGTCGCTGGCCGATCAGGGGCTTCTTCTGCTGGGGCTGACCGCTGTCATGATCTTCGGCCCCAAGCTCATGACCATTCTCTGGCTTGCCCTGCGCCCGCAGCGGGCAAAGGGCTTTGGCGGGTGGTTCCGAGCCACGGCCTCGATCCTGCTGGAGGTTTTCGTTTTCACACTCATCGCCCCAGCCATGATGCTTTTTCACAGCGGGTTCGTCGTCACCATTTTACTTGGACAAAAGGTCCGCTGGGCCACCCAGGTCCGCAACTCCGGCGACGGGACTTCGCCCGAACAGGCAATCTCCGCTCACGGCGGTCACCTGACGGTCGGCCTGCTCTGGGGCGTGCTGGCCTGGACGATCAGCCCGGTACTATTCTGGTGGATGAGCCCGGTGCTGCTGGGCTGGGTACTCGCCATTCCGCTCTCCATCTACACCAGCCGTGAGAGCGTGGGTCGGTGG contains the following coding sequences:
- a CDS encoding damage-control phosphatase ARMT1 family protein, giving the protein MKTSIDCFSCFIRQGLRAARLAGASEKQQDLVVRAIMGHLLGGNPDESPVELARSVQQIVSEITGQSDPYGDLKSLSNAQAAAWVENLKNTPSTPQTDPLDHAVRLAVAGNVIDYGPQTPFNLESTLERCLREPFAIDHLPLLRERLQSARTLAYLADNAGEIIFDRVLLGELLARFGLEKILFVVREEAFLNDALAEDAETAGILELDQVELVRMGPGIPAPGTPGRAVWEQVRRCDVRLAKGQANAECFDTEPDFFLLFMVKCEMVMRALEEKGLGTTRLGDIVLTHSGY
- a CDS encoding glucan biosynthesis protein G; protein product: MRLRLIILSVLCGLTSLHAFERREVNLDYVTGLARELAAQPYVPAKPELPPELAALDFDGYRKIRFNKDKALWKTANLPFQVDFFHNGYIFPETVEIFEYSNTHTQQIPYVKDFFNFDINGINPDEWDLQGYAGLRVRTPLNKPDVFDDVLVFQGASYFRALGRDQYYGLSARGLAIGTGGPNEEFPRFSRFWLKKPASDARSLEILALLEGQSVTGAYRFVLTPGENTQVEVTARVFRREGARGDIYFAPLTSMFWYGEARDNHMGDWRPEIHDSDGLLIHNGDTWTWRPLTNYPGNHLTAFPVEQLHGFGLLQRDRDFNNYQDLSEHYHRRPSAWIQTRGQWPTGEVVLFEFHQDTETVDNMGAFFRPDTAPEAGQPYEIAYTVNFQLADPDKSLNRVEATRIGSSWQYEGATRFIIDFSAPENFKPVEIRDLQANLSVEGAEIIQQAHIIYNTVTSGLRVHFDLRADPDTELANLKLQLTKADKPLSETWVYQWRP
- the mdoH gene encoding glucans biosynthesis glucosyltransferase MdoH, giving the protein MSNAPQPSTTPAGGCTRLVFFALHGLLTIAAGAIFWDLLNRTGFTVTSFLLLVLFVILFAHIAFGFLQPLFGLFVALRRDDPRRITRTIDLDQDPASIKLASRTALIFPIYNEDPERFFAGVETVYSRLKQLGQIEHYDVFVLSDSTDADNWIAEEIAWNETALRLGAHGKLFYRRRRNNINQKSGNVADFCRRWGGSYDYMLCFDADSLMSGECIVRMTEMMERNPTVGILQTMPGLFNGRTLLARLQQFTNRVHGYLSGAGLNAWQQDYGNYWGHNAIIRLKPFLKYCTLPELPGVEPLGGRVLSHDFVEAVLMHKAGYEVWLAYDLEGSYEEMPPTLIDLAKRDRRWCQGNLQHAWLVLFGNIPNQSRIHMINGIMGYLSSPLWLLFIGLTTLGTYRWVGSDLTLVVRGSSLPCMPQSLADQGLLLLGLTAVMIFGPKLMTILWLALRPQRAKGFGGWFRATASILLEVFVFTLIAPAMMLFHSGFVVTILLGQKVRWATQVRNSGDGTSPEQAISAHGGHLTVGLLWGVLAWTISPVLFWWMSPVLLGWVLAIPLSIYTSRESVGRWFRARGLLLTPEETRPPREVRTLRALARDSEKLPDSVERFEDIGLLGVVLDPYINALHGLLLREKSQPDPTVREVLLKLEDKLLQEGAESLSNAEKMRLLLDYESSVRLHKQVWSQPDNKLSPWWRQASRSFNYRSLFHHRSE